The segment AAGAGCAATTGAAAACTTATCAGACTGTTAAAGCACAAATCATTGGATCAGCAGAAGCCGCCGTCGAAGCCGCCGAAAATAAACTAGAAGCGGAAAAGCAACAATTGGCAGAACACCAGGCAGCGCTTTCGCAAATCAAAGCGGATTTTTCCCGTCAGAAAACATTGTTCGAAGAGAATATTATTTCCCAGCTTAAATTCCAGGAATCAGATCGTAAACTAAAAGAAGCGATCGCTAAAGTGGCCAAGGCGGAGGCCTACATCAAAGCTGCCGAGAACGATCTGGTTGGAAAACGAAACGACCGAAATGCCAAGGAGCAGAAAGCCCAGATTGATATCGATTACGCCAATGCCGCACTGCGAAAGACACTCGGGGACGTGGCCAAAGCTGAAAGCGACATTGCCAAGGCAGAGAGCGAAGTAAGCAAGGGAGAAAAAAGTCTTTTCGACATCGAAACCAAACTGGCAAGGCAACGGAATCAGGAAGTAAGAGCGCCATTTAAAGGTTATTTGACGCAGATCTATGCCAACCAAGGGAGCCAAATCCTCAAGGAAGGGGATCCGATATGTGTTATTGTTCCAGAAACTTCCGATCGAGCTGTTCAAATCTGGTTGGATGGGAACGACGCTCCGCTGGTCGAAGTGGGAAGACATGTCCGTCTTCAGTTTGAAGGATGGCCGGCCGTCCAGTTCGCCGGATGGCCGTCAGTAGCTGTAGGTACTTTCGGAGGCGATGTTGTTTCGATTGATGCGACGGACAATGGCAAAGGTAAGTTTCGAGTGATGATTTTACCTGACCCCACCGATGGTGATTGGCCACAAGACCGTTTCCTTCGACAAGGGGTCCGAGCCAACGGTTGGGTCATTCTGGAGAAAGTTCCACTCTGGTACGAACTGTGGCGAAACATGAATGGTTTTCCGCCCGTCGTCTCAATGGATGAACCCAAAGAGAAAGTTAAACCACCGAAAATCCCCAAGCCTTAATCAAATGAAACATTCAATCACAGTCTACCTGAGACTTCTGGTTAATCGCGTAACGTAATAATTCACTAACGACGTCAGGTTAAGCCATTTGCAATTAAGTTCAGGAATTGGGATTGACGCAATTACTGATTTCTTAGTAGAAACAAACGGAAAGATTCCACACACTTTTCAGGGATGAAAGAACAGGGTCAATGGGTGATCGATCCTTCAGACAACGCTTGCAGATCTGCTGGTTGAAGTGCGACAACGCTTCAATAAGCAGGACGCGTTGTCGGCGTGCTTTTACCGTTTTGGAACTGATCACGGTCATCGCCATTCTGACTGTGCTTCTTGCGCTTCTATTACCTTCTCTCGGTTCCGCCAGGGAATCAGCACGGCGGATCCAATGCCAATACCAGTTGCGACAACTGGGAACAGCCTTGCAGGGATATCATGAGCTCAACCGCAGTCTTCCCCCCGGATTTCAATGGGAAGAAACGGAGCAGTCGGCGTATGGCTGGTCGGTACCACTGTTAAGTTTCCTGGAACAGCGTGCCGTTTATGATCAAATTCATTCAGAACGACTTTTGACAGATCCCGTACCGTGAAAAAAACTCAGCCGTATTGAAAACACTACAAATCAAGGTGTCTGTGAAACGCTGAAGGCATGTATTCTCAGACGAGTTGGCAACAGCTTTCGCCGTCACATTCATTACAACCGTTGTCTCCGGTCGTGAAGACTGGCAACGATACACGATTCGCTAGTGCTACTGCTCAGAGACTGGCTATAGTTCCAAAGTAACCCTCCCCTGCACTTTGGTAACTGATTAGATGGAAATGGTGATGCAGCCCTGGCACCTGCTCGTCTACGCTCTGACAAGTTGGTGGAATCGCGAACAGCAATTGGCGATTGAATACCTCAAGACCGAAAATAGTATCCTCCGCGATAAACTTGGTAAGAAACGGGTCCTGCTGAATGACAATGAACGTCGCCGCTTGGCAGTCAAAGGAAAACAGCTTGGTCGGAAGTTACTGAGTGAACTCGGCGCGATCTTCACTCCCGATACCATTCTCCGCTGGCACCGGGAGTTGATTTCCCGAAAATGGAATTACACTTCAAATAAACCTCGTGTTGGTCGACCTCGTATTCGACAGGTGATCGTTGAACAGATCCAGCGGTTCGCGAAAGAGAACCCCACGTGGGGAGCCGATCGAATTCAGGGGGCTTTGTCCAATGTTGGGTTTCACATCACCGACACGACTGTCAGGAATGTGCTCAAGTCGAACGGTATTGAGCCTGCCCCCGACCGTCCCACTTCAA is part of the Polystyrenella longa genome and harbors:
- a CDS encoding HlyD family secretion protein; the protein is MLSPVAYDEKAMPSLQLARSSRLARRTGRVLFVMIVISFIVVAVSPWQQSVRGSGNVVAYAPLERQQTLEAPIKGRIVSLGENIVENSLVEKGELIAIISDIDENYLGRIEGQLTATQQQVEATRTLLKASMRSRDAAEMIVTSYEEQLKTYQTVKAQIIGSAEAAVEAAENKLEAEKQQLAEHQAALSQIKADFSRQKTLFEENIISQLKFQESDRKLKEAIAKVAKAEAYIKAAENDLVGKRNDRNAKEQKAQIDIDYANAALRKTLGDVAKAESDIAKAESEVSKGEKSLFDIETKLARQRNQEVRAPFKGYLTQIYANQGSQILKEGDPICVIVPETSDRAVQIWLDGNDAPLVEVGRHVRLQFEGWPAVQFAGWPSVAVGTFGGDVVSIDATDNGKGKFRVMILPDPTDGDWPQDRFLRQGVRANGWVILEKVPLWYELWRNMNGFPPVVSMDEPKEKVKPPKIPKP
- a CDS encoding DUF1559 family PulG-like putative transporter, which gives rise to MGDRSFRQRLQICWLKCDNASISRTRCRRAFTVLELITVIAILTVLLALLLPSLGSARESARRIQCQYQLRQLGTALQGYHELNRSLPPGFQWEETEQSAYGWSVPLLSFLEQRAVYDQIHSERLLTDPVP